The DNA region CGCCGGTCGCGAGACGGCGGCGACGGCGGATACGCCGTCCCTTGGTCATGATCGCGCCGAGGTCGGGCTCGGCGAACCCCTCGGCGGGCGGTTCCCGCAAAGCCGAACGCAGCGTCTCGAGGTCGGTCATCGGCCCAGCCCCCCGATCAGTTCCGTTCCGTCCTCCGCGGTGATCCGCAGCTTGGTCAGGGCACGGGAATTGGTGCTCTTCACGGTGCCGACCGAGACACCCAACTCGCCCGCCACATCGGATTCCTTCAAGTCGAAGAAATGCCTGAGCACCACGACGGCTCTCTCCCGGTCTGTGAGCGTACGCAACGCGTCAAGCAGCCATTTCCGCTGGACGACGGCACCGGCGACGTCCATACCGCTCGGCTGCTCGGGGATGTCCTCCGTGGCGTTTTC from Amycolatopsis sp. EV170708-02-1 includes:
- a CDS encoding SigE family RNA polymerase sigma factor is translated as MARGDDEFVEFVRNSATRLQHAAYLLTSDRHQAEDATQTALAKTYAAWSRVRRKDAYAYARQVLVNHVIDGWRRPIRENATEDIPEQPSGMDVAGAVVQRKWLLDALRTLTDRERAVVVLRHFFDLKESDVAGELGVSVGTVKSTNSRALTKLRITAEDGTELIGGLGR